From Choloepus didactylus isolate mChoDid1 chromosome 19, mChoDid1.pri, whole genome shotgun sequence:
GCAGACAGCTGGGAAAAAGTGTCTGATAATCTTTAGCACCTGCTAATCTGCTTTTCATCAAGGAGATCTGCACAAAGGCAGATGAGAGATGCCAGAGCTAGGTCACTGGGAGTGGCAGCAAGCAAATGCCTGAGATGAGAACCTTCAATCCAGTATCTGGAGTTTCCTAACTGTAGGGATCAATTACTTACATTTCTTTGATACCCCATCCCCAGAAGTAAATCAGGCCCTTAGTGTACTCCAAAGGATTGCACTCCCAAACAGAGCCAGCATGCCACAATTACACTGCTAAGAGCAGACACACTGCAAGGCTTATTTCTACATTCAAGGCTAGTGCCAGATATTAAAAAGTCTTTGCTCACAAACAGcttttaaacatatgaaaagaagctcaacctcacttttaatggaaattaaaattataacaaggtgctatttttttcctattggatTAGCAAAGATCAAAAAGCTtggcaatcttgtgtgggtgagGGTGTGGCCAAATTGGACTCTGTTACATTGCTGACGTGTTTAAATTGGCACAACCTgtttggagagcaatttgataCTCTCTATCAAAAACTGAACCGTAATACCCTTTAAACCAGCATTTTTACTTTTAGGAATTACGCCACTGATCTACTTAAGACGAGTTCAAGATGACCTACAAAGATAATCATTGCAGCCTTTTTTTGTGGTGGTGGAAGATTGGAAACAACTGAATGTCCACTGAGAAATGACTGGTTACATAAATTATTGTATAGCCACACAGTGGGATAAAtatacagccataaaaaaggaCACAACAATCCTGTGTCCAGATATGGAGCAATCTCCAAATTCCAATGTGAGTTCACAGACGATATTATTTTCAAAGCTACCCTGTATTCTTCTTGTTATCAATAATCAGCCAATCAGTAGTTGGTGCTAAGTGTTAATTTAACCGATGGCTCTTACCCTGAGGTACCTGATGTTTTTCAGTCAATGCATAGTGAACCACTGGGCTAGCGTTAACTCAGTTTCCTAAAACATCTATTGGGCTCTTTTATGACCTTTCGGAAGTTCTACGAGACCACATGTCTACTCCCATCTTAAAAGAGTGGTCATCAGTTAAACAATTCGATGATGAACAGAAGTACTAGAATAAAGTATGAATTTGATTCCGGCTTGATCATGTCAACTCTGCCTTGGTTCTGTTCATTATTCACAATGCCAAGTGTACTCTGGGTCATTTCAGAAaagttctatttttctttcttccaactcacttaaaaaaaaaaaacatgactaaAGACATCAGCAATCTGAGGCAACTCAATTTTCAAGGCCTAAATTAAGATTTCTCCCAAGAGAGTATATTTAATTGGActtttcttaagatatttttaaaatctcaaatttAAATATAGAACAGTCCCCCAAAACAGTAAAGGCAGAATATGGGGTCTATTTGGACCATGGAAGTCAGTCATAGTCTAAGATGTATATGCAGTCTGCTGTTCTTAGGAGTATGTCCTGTTCACTGCTGACTCCCAAGCAACCAGCCCAGTACCCAGGCCTCCCAGTGCTTGCAAAATGAAATCTAAACTCCTTCCCTCGATCTATAAGGCCCTGCAGGATTTGTCCTTGCCCATCTTTTATCTCTCATGTGCCATTCTTTCTACACTGGCCTCCTTTCCGTTTTCCAAAGACCCTAAGCCTTTCTTCCCTCCAGGTCTTGCACCTGCCGTTCCCTTTGCTTGAATGTTcttaaaagccaaaaaagaatGGGACAGCCCCATGCGTACTGACGGGTCCTTCTCATCTTTTAGGTCTCAGTTTGcgtcacttcctcagagaggccCTCCCTGACTACTTATCTTAAAGTAGCCTGTCCCTGTTACTCTTCCATCAACTGTCTATGTCCTTCAGTGCTTATCAGGATCTGAAATGAACTAGTTTCATGATTTTTTACTAGTTTATCATCTCTTTCCCAGGAAAGATTTGTGACAGTTCATCCATagtgttcactgctgtatcctcaTTAGTTAGCACAGTGCACTGCATGTGAAtgttcatgaatgaatgaatgaattctggaAATGGCATCAGCTATGGGGGTACAGGAAATCCCAGTCATCTAgggcattatttttttatttaaagcttGACTTTTCAGttgaggatttctttttcttctagccCAAAATTTCGCCATTTCAATGGGAGCTAACACTTCTAATAGATACCCAACAGGATCAAAGACAGGAGGAGAAAATCAAGCCAACTCACACAATTAAAAGGTTAAAGGAAGTTTTCAGAACCGCtctgtccagtatggtagccactagccacaagtgcttatttaaattaaataaaattaaaatccacTTCCTCAGTCACATGTGCTGCATGACCACATTGGAAAGCACAGATATAGAACACTTCTATCGCTGCAGAAACTTCCATTGGACAGTACTATTCTAGGCTATCCATGGACTGAATAATCTATGTTATTCCTGTTCTTCATTAGCACAGATATCGCTAACTCGAAGTACTGCCAGAAGCAGTTTGGTATATTGAAAAGAACTTTGCTGTGAGACCAATTTGTCAAAATCCTGACTTTACCCCTCATTAATTGTGTGACCATGGGTATGAAGGCTCTCACTGAGTCTTACTTTTTCTTatcagtaaaataagaataaggtTTATATTTAGTCTGCAGGGTTTTTATCCTTGGCACAGagcaggagctcaataaatggtagagattattaaaagtataaagaaaaatagacaaacaatAGTAGCCTCCATAACATGTAGGACTGGGATAGACAACTATTCAAATAATGTCCTCCAGAACATAATCATGAACAATGAAAAACATAAGTTTAGGCAACCTAGGATATTAGTCTTGTCCCCAAATCAGCATTAAAGAGGGCTCCTGATGTACCTAATGCTGCCAGCAGGGCGTGCAGAACACTGACAAAGGAAGCAGCTCTCTTATCATAAAATTGGTCCAGGGTGGCCAGGACATCCTGAACCACATCTGCCACCAAAGGAAGCAGGCTAGCATCTGAGTTCCGCAGCATGACTTCTAAGACTTTTGGGGTGTGAGGATGCAAAGCCAGATGACGCAGATTTAAAGAGATCCCATTCACCAAATAGTCTGAATTTTGATTGATCAGGTGCTGCAGGGAGTCGTAGCCACAAGCATGGCAAATGTCCATCATGGTGCTGGTAGCTGTCTGACGGATGAGCAGGGTTTGGTCTCCTGCCTTCTCCAGCACAGGATAGAGGGCTGACATCAAGAGCAAACAAAAGTCTTTTCCTAGTGCATATGCAAAGTGGCCAATCCCTTCCAACTGGATGCATATTTGCCAGATGTTGCTGTTCATGGAGCAAACAGTGGGACTTGGCTTTGAGAAGGCTGGAAAAGATGTAACTTGGCAGGTGTGTGCACCAGACGTGATGGCCTGGAGGCCTGACTGCTTCATCGTCAGCTCCCCTCCCATTTCCTCAGCCTCCACACAGGTAACCAAATACCAGTTTTCTTGGTTCGTGTATTCTTCAAGTATAGATGTCACGatctctctcagttcctctgggcttgttttaatatgtttttcatgAATATCCTCCACCTCTAGCCCAGCAGCCCCTACAATTAGTTCATTAAGGATCATGGCAGCTTGTTTTCGATAAACCACAGATTCACGGTACAGTTCCATAAAGTGATCCACAAGCAAATAGAGGTTCCCATAAAAACCAAGAAGCTGACAAATCTGCCTTAAGAGCAGAAAGACCCTCTCGTCAGTGAAGAAGCGGAAATATCTCCTTTGGATCTGATTCCACGGCTGTGTGGCCAAGGTCTTTGGAGAAGCACTCAGATCATCAGAGTTCCAACACCGCTCTTCAACAATTTTGATATCAGCCATGTCTAATTCTAGAACTTGGATGAGTGCTTTGGAAATGCGCTGGAGGTGGGCCACGGAGTTGAGGACAAAGTTTACTTTGGGACCCAAGAGTTTCAGATAACCAAGTAACAAGGAAAGAGTAGAGAGTTTGCCCTGATCATCTTGGGAGTTCATTAGGCGGGGAAGAGATGTGGCAAGGGAATGCAGGTTTTCTGACAAGATATCAGCAAAGGCTCCGTTGCCCACCACTACTCTCTGTTGTGCAAAATGTCTCAGAACTTTACTGCATTGGGCTTGGACTTCAGGGCTCTCATCGTTTATTAGACCCACCAAAGCCTTCAGAAGGGGACCCGCAGATTCAACCAGTGACTGATTGCACTTCAAAAGCAGGACTTCCACAAGTTCTACCAGTTCCAACCTCACCTTCCAGTGTGGGTGAACGGAAACACACtcaattatctttttaataagGATAGTCAGCTTGCCACCAGTATTTTTTACCCAATCTGCTTCTCTGTGAACCATCAGTTCTGCTACTCTGTGCTCAACTGCAGGCTTTGTTTGGACCTTTGAAATTCTTTTGAGCTGTTCATCAGCCAGAATGAAGCCCACTGTCTTGTAAAAGATCCTTAGGGAAGATACCACAACGTTGTGACCTTGTTTAAAGTCTCCTGTGATAACCCTGGTAAGTGCAGTTGAGATTCCAggtaaaaaagaagcaaataaatccccCAGCTGCTTTTGCTCATGCTCATCCAAGGACCTTGGATGGTCTTGACAATCACACTGCAAGAGTAGAATCTGCAAACATTTTAAGGCAGCGattttaatttgctttgatttCTCCTGTTCTGCTAGGCCTAACAGTAAAGATACAGCAAATCCTAAACGAGGCAGGATGGAGGGCTCATAAAACGTCAGAATGATGTCCCCATAAGCCGAGTGCATTAACGTACTGAGTCCTTGGATCACAGCCAATTTCAACTCCTCTGACACAGCTGCGAGTTTTTGGGAATTGGGTGAATACAGACAAGCAGAGAGTTCCGAAAAGAGTTCCTGGAGAAGTTCCCGTTCCTTCACACATGTTGAGGAGAGGACGAATGTGAGGCACTCCACCACACTCTGGATCAAGCGTTCTCTTTTGGGGCCTGGGGTCTTCAGGGTGAATCGCAGAGGGAAGAGGATGTACTGCTGAAGTTCCTGAAGGGCAGCGTCACTCACGGCTCGTAACTGTGCCTGCAGATACTCCACATTCTCCACGGTCTGCGTCTTCGTGAGCTGAACACAGACTGGACGCAAAACACCAAAGGCCTCTTCAGGAGTATCAAAAACTGCCATTGTGCACGAGCCTTCCTCTCACCAAGGAAACATCCTGCAGGCTGAAGGAAGGAAACTTTTCAGTAAAGAAGGTCAAACTTGAAGCAAATACAAAGTGAACCTGCTGACAGTCACTGTGCAAGGTACCAAGGTGAGCAATGGAACTGAAAAGTCTAGTGGGAAAGACAGGGGTAGAGTTACAATACAGTCTGTTAAGGGTTAGTTAGGATAGGCCTGTGCTTACAGTCTAGGTGAGTGTGGAAGAGCTACTAAGTAATAACCCTGAGAAAGCCAGGATGGGTTTCAAAGGGAGAAGATACTTCAGCTGAGACTtgaggaaggaatgaagaatCTGGGCTATTTGAAGGAGTTTGGATTTTCACATGTGGAAGTGATTGGGAGCCACtgaagttttttcctttttttaaattgaggtataactcatatagaataaaatgtattAGTTTTAATGTTCAGCTCAGtgaatttttaatgtatgtatagACCCAAGTAACCACTACtcaaatcaagatacagaatattttcagGATTTTAGAAGGCTCCC
This genomic window contains:
- the TTI1 gene encoding TELO2-interacting protein 1 homolog — protein: MAVFDTPEEAFGVLRPVCVQLTKTQTVENVEYLQAQLRAVSDAALQELQQYILFPLRFTLKTPGPKRERLIQSVVECLTFVLSSTCVKERELLQELFSELSACLYSPNSQKLAAVSEELKLAVIQGLSTLMHSAYGDIILTFYEPSILPRLGFAVSLLLGLAEQEKSKQIKIAALKCLQILLLQCDCQDHPRSLDEHEQKQLGDLFASFLPGISTALTRVITGDFKQGHNVVVSSLRIFYKTVGFILADEQLKRISKVQTKPAVEHRVAELMVHREADWVKNTGGKLTILIKKIIECVSVHPHWKVRLELVELVEVLLLKCNQSLVESAGPLLKALVGLINDESPEVQAQCSKVLRHFAQQRVVVGNGAFADILSENLHSLATSLPRLMNSQDDQGKLSTLSLLLGYLKLLGPKVNFVLNSVAHLQRISKALIQVLELDMADIKIVEERCWNSDDLSASPKTLATQPWNQIQRRYFRFFTDERVFLLLRQICQLLGFYGNLYLLVDHFMELYRESVVYRKQAAMILNELIVGAAGLEVEDIHEKHIKTSPEELREIVTSILEEYTNQENWYLVTCVEAEEMGGELTMKQSGLQAITSGAHTCQVTSFPAFSKPSPTVCSMNSNIWQICIQLEGIGHFAYALGKDFCLLLMSALYPVLEKAGDQTLLIRQTATSTMMDICHACGYDSLQHLINQNSDYLVNGISLNLRHLALHPHTPKVLEVMLRNSDASLLPLVADVVQDVLATLDQFYDKRAASFVSVLHALLAALAQWFPDTSNLGQLQEQTLGKEGSLLTQRPTTLEKELQNSTTAEDIEQFLLNYLKEKNVADGNVMDFDNEEEEQSLPPEVDENDTHPDVEPPLPVQIQIAKDVMERCIHLLSDKNLKIRLKVLDVLDLCVVVLQSHKNQLLPLAHRAWPSLVHRLTNDDPLAVLRAFKVLRTLGGKCGDFLRSRFCKDILPKLAGSLVTQAPISAKAGPIYSHTLAFKLQLAVLQGLGPLCESLDLGEGDLNKVADACLIYLSAKQPVKLQEAARSVFLHLMKVDPDSTWFFLNDLYCPEQLTPPHPCLHPVRLRGAAGQQNPYTANVLRLLQELQ